From Sporosarcina sp. FSL W7-1349, a single genomic window includes:
- a CDS encoding LytTR family DNA-binding domain-containing protein: MEMLSINGLLDVIGELFSDEISIAVSNKEEYIYYRSSKRIDLKIRPGDPVREGTIAYKAIKEKQKVSEFINRDVFGVPYHGMAVPFQQDGVLQGCVMAIYPAYTEGKSVITVKSQDGWVPVPFAKVQYVEVKDRKTFVVSDEIVGIHKNSLQSFEYLLPRDSFVRCHRSFIVNVHHIKEIYPDTHSTFVLSMEDGTRIPVSQSYSSYFRKLLGF; encoded by the coding sequence ATGGAGATGCTTAGTATAAATGGGTTGTTGGACGTCATTGGGGAATTGTTCTCGGATGAAATTTCAATCGCTGTTTCCAATAAGGAAGAGTATATTTATTATCGGTCCAGCAAGCGGATTGATTTGAAAATCAGGCCAGGCGACCCTGTGCGAGAAGGGACGATTGCCTACAAAGCGATCAAGGAGAAGCAGAAGGTGTCCGAATTCATCAATCGGGATGTATTCGGCGTGCCGTATCATGGGATGGCCGTACCGTTTCAACAGGATGGCGTGCTACAAGGGTGTGTGATGGCAATTTATCCGGCTTATACGGAAGGGAAATCGGTCATTACGGTGAAATCCCAAGATGGCTGGGTCCCTGTGCCTTTTGCCAAAGTGCAATATGTGGAAGTGAAAGACCGGAAAACATTTGTCGTATCCGATGAAATCGTCGGCATCCATAAGAATTCATTGCAAAGCTTCGAGTATTTGTTGCCGCGGGATTCTTTCGTGCGATGTCATCGCTCTTTCATCGTCAATGTCCATCATATTAAAGAGATTTACCCGGACACTCACTCCACGTTCGTCCTGTCGATGGAAGACGGCACTCGGATTCCGGTCAGCCAGTCGTATTCGAGCTATTTCCGCAAATTATTAGGTTTTTGA
- a CDS encoding MFS transporter gives MRNYSKEENSWMMYDWANSAYSVIITTAVFPLYYKSVATNAGVGLADSTAYLGYTVAIATFILAMIGPILGTIADYQGMKKKFFLFFFATGTMATASLALVPTDKWLPLLIIYTLTAVSFHGANIFYDAFLVDVTTEKRMNMISSRGFGLGYIGSTIPFIISIAIIILAGAGTIPLSTSAASRIAFVITAVWWLVFTIPMVRHVHQIHAIDREPRLLAGSFRRLGNTFKEIRNYRAVFLFLLAYFFYIDGVGTIISMSTAYGTDLGIGSTSLLIILFVTQVVAAPFAVLYGKLAQRFTGKKMLYVGIFVYMIVCFYAFFMKTTLDFWILAMLVATSQGGIQALSRSYFAKLVPKEKSNEFFGFYNIFGKFASVMGPLLVAMTAQLTGSSAYGVFSLVILFIIGIIVLKFVPEPAAQMDETVS, from the coding sequence TTGAGGAATTATAGCAAGGAAGAGAATAGTTGGATGATGTATGACTGGGCGAACTCAGCATATTCCGTTATCATCACGACAGCGGTGTTTCCGCTGTATTACAAGTCGGTTGCAACGAATGCCGGGGTGGGCCTGGCCGATTCGACGGCTTATCTTGGATATACGGTCGCCATTGCGACGTTCATCTTGGCGATGATCGGGCCGATTTTGGGCACGATTGCCGATTACCAGGGGATGAAGAAGAAGTTTTTCCTCTTCTTTTTCGCGACGGGCACGATGGCGACAGCTTCGCTTGCCTTGGTCCCGACGGATAAGTGGCTGCCCCTGTTGATCATCTACACGTTGACCGCCGTCAGTTTCCATGGGGCGAATATTTTCTACGATGCGTTCCTGGTTGATGTGACAACCGAAAAGCGGATGAATATGATTTCTTCCCGCGGTTTCGGTCTCGGCTATATCGGGAGCACGATTCCGTTTATCATCAGCATCGCCATCATCATACTGGCGGGAGCCGGAACTATCCCGCTTTCCACATCGGCTGCGAGTCGGATCGCTTTCGTCATCACTGCGGTTTGGTGGCTCGTGTTCACCATTCCGATGGTAAGGCATGTACATCAAATCCATGCCATCGACCGGGAACCGCGTTTGTTGGCGGGCAGCTTCCGCCGGCTTGGGAATACGTTTAAAGAAATCCGCAATTATCGTGCTGTCTTTTTATTCTTGCTTGCATATTTTTTCTACATTGACGGTGTCGGAACGATCATTTCCATGTCAACGGCGTACGGAACGGATTTGGGGATCGGTTCGACGAGTCTACTGATCATTTTATTCGTCACGCAAGTGGTGGCCGCCCCGTTTGCGGTCCTCTATGGAAAATTGGCGCAGAGATTCACCGGAAAAAAGATGCTCTATGTAGGGATTTTCGTATATATGATTGTTTGTTTTTATGCGTTCTTTATGAAGACAACGCTTGATTTCTGGATATTGGCGATGTTGGTCGCTACATCCCAAGGGGGTATCCAGGCGCTAAGCCGGTCTTATTTTGCCAAGCTCGTGCCCAAAGAGAAATCCAATGAGTTTTTCGGGTTCTATAATATTTTCGGCAAATTCGCCTCGGTCATGGGGCCTTTACTTGTTGCAATGACCGCCCAATTGACGGGAAGTTCCGCATACGGCGTGTTCAGTCTCGTCATCCTCTTCATCATCGGAATCATTGTGCTGAAATTTGTCCCGGAACCGGCCGCCCAGATGGACGAAACCGTGTCGTAA
- the ltrA gene encoding group II intron reverse transcriptase/maturase, with protein sequence MERQDGIDLIDKVVDINNLFNACKKVKANKGAPGVDEMTVDELLGHVAKYRTQLIRKLKDGSYEPLPVKRVEIPKLDGSMRKLGIPCVRDRMVQQAIYQVIGKIIDPHFSERSYGFRPKRNQHQAIKQSITYYEQGYRVVVDCDLKSYFDTINHQKLMEYLKEFINDKIVLKLIWKFLKSGILEDGLISPTEEGAPQGGVLSPILSNVYLNQLDRELERRGHKFVRFADDFCIYVKSRRAGERVLESITKFLEHDLKLTVNQEKSKVGSPVKLKFLGFCLHSTSKGVGCRPHHSAKSRFKSKLKKITKRNRPGRFDEIAKEINQVTIGWINYYGIGFMKSFIKSMAQWLNHRLRQLIWKRWKKIWTKYRQLRRLGILHEEAWKVSNSRKGYWRVSKSETLHKAIKAETLTKWGLKDLNHLYERRYLSY encoded by the coding sequence ATGGAGCGACAGGATGGTATCGATTTGATTGATAAAGTAGTCGACATCAACAACCTCTTTAACGCTTGTAAGAAAGTGAAGGCAAATAAAGGGGCGCCGGGTGTCGATGAAATGACAGTAGATGAACTTTTAGGTCATGTAGCCAAATACCGAACCCAACTTATTAGAAAGCTGAAAGACGGTTCGTACGAACCACTGCCAGTAAAACGTGTTGAAATTCCAAAGTTAGATGGGTCAATGCGAAAACTCGGCATACCGTGTGTACGGGATCGAATGGTTCAACAAGCCATCTATCAGGTGATTGGTAAAATCATTGACCCTCATTTTTCGGAGAGGAGCTATGGTTTTCGTCCAAAACGGAATCAGCATCAAGCCATTAAGCAATCCATCACATATTATGAACAAGGTTATAGAGTGGTAGTCGATTGTGATTTAAAAAGCTACTTCGACACCATTAATCATCAGAAGCTGATGGAATATCTAAAAGAGTTCATAAACGACAAGATTGTCCTAAAGTTGATATGGAAGTTTCTAAAGAGTGGCATCCTTGAAGATGGACTTATCAGTCCAACAGAAGAAGGTGCTCCGCAAGGTGGCGTACTCTCCCCGATTCTTAGCAATGTCTATTTGAATCAATTAGATAGGGAACTTGAAAGACGGGGGCATAAATTCGTACGATTTGCGGATGATTTCTGCATATACGTGAAAAGCAGGCGAGCAGGGGAACGTGTTTTGGAAAGCATTACAAAGTTCCTTGAACATGATTTGAAGCTGACAGTGAACCAAGAAAAGAGCAAGGTGGGTTCTCCGGTCAAACTCAAGTTCCTCGGTTTCTGCCTCCATTCCACATCTAAAGGTGTGGGTTGTAGACCACATCACTCCGCAAAAAGTCGATTCAAATCAAAATTAAAGAAAATCACCAAACGGAATCGCCCGGGCCGCTTTGACGAGATTGCCAAAGAAATCAACCAAGTGACAATAGGTTGGATAAACTACTATGGAATTGGCTTTATGAAAAGTTTTATCAAATCCATGGCACAATGGCTGAACCATCGGTTACGTCAACTGATATGGAAACGTTGGAAGAAGATATGGACAAAATACCGTCAGTTACGAAGGCTGGGAATTTTACATGAAGAAGCTTGGAAAGTATCAAATTCCCGAAAGGGATATTGGAGAGTCTCCAAAAGCGAAACTCTACATAAAGCAATCAAAGCAGAAACGCTCACCAAGTGGGGTCTGAAAGACCTGAATCACTTGTATGAGCGTCGATACTTAAGTTATTGA
- a CDS encoding acetyl-CoA C-acetyltransferase → MREIVVLQGARTPFVKFIGAFKDISATDLGAIAAKGAIEKSGISVEDIDQVVFGNAQQSSKDAHYFARHVGLKAGAKQETPALTVNRICGTGVEAILTGARYILTGEAEVVLVGGAESMTNTPHVLKGARSGHSLGGAQMEDWLWDGLYDTYADCTMAETAENLAAKYKIPREEVDRHALSSQQRAYAAREKGYLAEEIVPVAVKTRKGMVDVTEDDHIRETSMEQLAKLPARFVEDGVVTPGNASGMVDGAAALVIASREYADAHGLKPIARLVSWDVVGVEPKYMGIGPVPAIQGALKKADLTIEDMDLIEINEAFSAQYLACQKELGFDLDIGNVNGGAVAIGHPLAASGTRISLTLINELRRGNKKYGAAAVCIGGGQGIAAIFEAL, encoded by the coding sequence ATGAGAGAAATAGTTGTCCTGCAAGGAGCGAGGACACCATTTGTAAAATTCATCGGAGCATTTAAGGATATTTCAGCGACCGACCTTGGCGCCATCGCGGCAAAAGGGGCTATTGAAAAGTCGGGTATCTCTGTGGAGGACATCGACCAAGTCGTGTTCGGAAATGCGCAGCAATCTTCTAAAGACGCGCACTATTTCGCCCGCCATGTCGGATTGAAAGCGGGAGCGAAGCAGGAAACCCCGGCACTGACCGTAAACCGCATTTGCGGGACGGGAGTCGAGGCGATTCTCACAGGCGCCCGCTATATTTTGACCGGCGAAGCGGAAGTCGTATTGGTCGGCGGGGCGGAAAGCATGACGAACACTCCGCATGTGCTGAAAGGTGCGCGTTCAGGCCATTCGCTCGGCGGCGCTCAAATGGAAGACTGGCTGTGGGATGGATTGTACGACACGTACGCAGATTGCACGATGGCGGAAACGGCTGAAAATTTGGCAGCCAAGTATAAAATCCCGCGAGAAGAAGTAGATCGGCATGCGCTGTCCAGCCAACAACGTGCCTATGCCGCGCGGGAAAAAGGGTATTTGGCAGAGGAGATTGTGCCAGTTGCGGTGAAGACGCGAAAAGGCATGGTAGACGTGACGGAAGATGATCATATCCGTGAAACGAGCATGGAGCAACTAGCCAAACTGCCTGCCCGGTTCGTCGAAGACGGTGTCGTCACCCCGGGAAATGCCAGCGGAATGGTGGATGGAGCGGCAGCGCTCGTCATCGCATCGAGGGAATATGCGGACGCGCACGGGTTAAAGCCAATCGCCCGCCTCGTTTCGTGGGATGTCGTCGGTGTGGAGCCGAAGTACATGGGCATCGGCCCGGTCCCGGCCATCCAAGGCGCGCTGAAAAAAGCGGATCTGACAATCGAGGACATGGATTTGATTGAAATCAATGAAGCCTTCTCTGCTCAATACTTGGCTTGCCAGAAGGAATTGGGCTTTGACTTGGACATCGGCAATGTCAACGGCGGCGCTGTCGCCATCGGCCACCCGCTCGCCGCAAGCGGAACACGGATCTCCTTAACTTTGATCAATGAATTGCGTCGCGGAAATAAAAAGTATGGTGCTGCCGCAGTCTGCATCGGTGGCGGACAAGGCATCGCCGCCATTTTCGAAGCATTGTGA
- a CDS encoding acyl-CoA dehydrogenase family protein has product MTTVLKHINDFMKTDENVDIVFTPEDFTDEHLMMRDALKKYLENDLLPVLPQIERQQFEETKKAVKKAGDVGLLMADIEEEDGGLGLGKITAAIINEDIALGRSFSITFGGQTGIGALPIAYFGCEEQKEKYLPCLLSGEKIAAYALTEPSSGTDAMSLRTTAKLSEDGTHYILNGEKQWITNSAFASIFIVYAKVDAEKITAFIVESDYEGVSTGAEEDKMGLKGSSTRSLILEDVEVPVENVIGEIGRGHIIAFNVLNLGRHKIALTSLGTAKRALELAVTYGNERKQFNRPLTQFNLLKNKIADMAILSYANESQLYRTAGAMNQAFEQRKESDGSYAKTIAPFAVLCSINKVFSTEVLDFVVDEAVQIHGGYGYMAEYEVETLYRDSRINRIFEGTNEINRILIASTLFNEYENTEETEFGSDGILAAERQKLKLFRKLFHEMGKAVKAAGLEQLNEEQEIAAFLADLAIAIYVAESIILRTEKAIHAQGELKSGQKLDCARVFIHEKAQEIGTATLNIMNFFKDGEVFSNIVSRLITSSPIHIVETKRRVADRVISVEKYVV; this is encoded by the coding sequence ATGACCACTGTCCTGAAGCATATTAATGATTTCATGAAAACGGATGAAAACGTCGATATCGTTTTCACGCCGGAAGACTTTACGGATGAGCATCTTATGATGAGGGATGCACTGAAAAAATACTTGGAAAACGACCTGCTCCCTGTTCTTCCTCAAATCGAACGACAGCAGTTTGAAGAGACGAAGAAAGCGGTGAAGAAAGCAGGGGATGTTGGCTTGCTCATGGCGGATATCGAGGAAGAAGACGGAGGCCTGGGCCTCGGGAAAATCACAGCGGCCATTATCAATGAAGACATTGCTCTTGGACGCTCGTTCTCTATCACATTCGGCGGCCAGACCGGCATCGGGGCATTGCCGATCGCCTATTTCGGCTGTGAAGAACAGAAGGAGAAATACTTGCCATGCTTGCTTTCGGGCGAGAAGATCGCGGCCTATGCGCTGACCGAACCTTCTTCCGGAACGGACGCGATGAGCTTGCGGACTACCGCCAAATTATCCGAAGACGGAACGCATTATATTTTGAACGGAGAAAAGCAATGGATTACTAATTCGGCGTTCGCTTCCATTTTTATCGTTTACGCCAAAGTGGATGCTGAGAAGATTACGGCCTTTATCGTTGAATCGGATTACGAAGGTGTATCCACCGGCGCGGAAGAGGATAAGATGGGCTTAAAAGGCTCTTCCACGCGCTCGCTAATTTTGGAGGATGTCGAAGTCCCAGTCGAAAACGTCATCGGCGAAATCGGCCGGGGCCATATTATCGCGTTCAATGTTTTGAACCTAGGCCGCCACAAGATCGCCTTGACGTCGCTCGGAACGGCGAAGCGAGCTCTGGAATTGGCCGTGACGTACGGAAACGAACGGAAGCAATTCAACCGTCCGTTAACCCAGTTCAATTTATTGAAAAACAAAATCGCCGACATGGCCATTCTCTCCTATGCGAACGAAAGCCAGCTATACCGTACCGCGGGCGCTATGAATCAAGCGTTCGAGCAGCGCAAAGAATCGGACGGCTCCTACGCCAAAACGATTGCACCGTTCGCTGTCCTCTGTTCCATCAACAAAGTGTTTTCTACGGAAGTGCTCGACTTTGTAGTGGACGAAGCGGTCCAAATCCACGGCGGCTACGGCTATATGGCCGAGTACGAAGTGGAAACCCTTTATCGGGATTCCCGCATCAATCGAATCTTCGAAGGAACCAATGAAATCAATCGGATTCTGATTGCTTCCACTTTATTCAATGAATACGAGAATACAGAGGAAACGGAATTCGGGTCAGACGGCATCCTGGCTGCTGAAAGACAAAAGCTGAAACTGTTCCGGAAGCTCTTCCATGAAATGGGGAAAGCCGTAAAAGCCGCCGGATTGGAACAGTTAAATGAAGAACAGGAAATTGCTGCATTTCTCGCAGATCTAGCGATTGCCATTTATGTAGCGGAAAGCATCATCTTGCGTACGGAAAAAGCGATTCATGCACAAGGTGAATTGAAAAGCGGACAAAAACTAGATTGCGCAAGAGTTTTCATTCACGAAAAGGCGCAGGAAATCGGAACCGCTACATTGAACATAATGAATTTCTTCAAAGATGGGGAGGTTTTCTCCAATATCGTCTCCCGTCTCATCACGAGCAGCCCGATCCATATCGTGGAAACGAAACGGCGCGTGGCAGATCGGGTCATCTCGGTGGAAAAGTATGTAGTGTAA
- a CDS encoding acyl-CoA thioesterase, with translation MAIDYRFKVRWGDTDPATIVFFPNFYRWMDEASHEFFEEIGYPTLELMETEQVAIPLLESKCKFNTPLRFNDDVVVKTEVAELQKRIFKLSHRFYRGETFIAEGYTLRAWTSFEGETPKAVPIPDDVREKLAAHLEGVESK, from the coding sequence ATGGCGATTGATTATAGATTTAAAGTGAGATGGGGCGACACCGATCCCGCGACGATTGTATTCTTTCCTAATTTCTATCGTTGGATGGACGAAGCCTCCCATGAATTTTTCGAAGAGATCGGTTATCCGACGTTGGAATTAATGGAAACCGAACAAGTGGCCATCCCATTGCTTGAATCGAAATGCAAATTCAATACACCGCTCCGTTTCAATGACGATGTCGTGGTGAAGACGGAAGTGGCAGAATTGCAAAAACGGATTTTCAAGCTGTCGCACCGATTCTACAGAGGAGAGACGTTCATCGCGGAAGGCTATACGCTGCGCGCCTGGACATCTTTCGAAGGGGAGACCCCGAAGGCCGTCCCGATTCCCGATGACGTCCGCGAGAAACTGGCGGCCCATCTGGAAGGGGTGGAGTCCAAATGA
- a CDS encoding class I adenylate-forming enzyme family protein — protein sequence MKKRDDVSVYGLLEYVSNEMPDVEAIYDFITPRKTYKELKQDVDRYADLLTAQGIEKGDRIAVSLPNWYETAVLLFAAGKVGAITVPFNPGYRSYEITYILRNATPKILFITDKFADNMSYEEAYQIVPTIVGVKFSDERIDCLEDWLHEEVLAVPEVPIDPAEDVYLILYTSGTTGDPKGVMLTHRSCVMSGNVGADGLQCTEKDVFIISAPLFHIFGIAMNLFTATAAGARMVLIEKYNPKLIFEVTEKEKGTIKQAVPTMYLKELEYEDFDKYDLSSLRAGVVAASPISPDKVKEIRKKFNINLIQAFGTSETATTTVGALDDPEEKILNTLGRPIKGVEIKIVDANRVEIPAGEVGEIAIRGVTNMKGYYNMPEQTAKAVDHEGWYYSGDLGKVDEEGYLTFVGRQKELIIRGGFNIYPQEIENLIMQHPAVGTAIVIGLPDKVLGEVVCAVIKLLPNESCTEQEILDHLKSKIATYKLPNHVRFTDEFPLTPSGKIQKMRVKEQIVNEGSVRV from the coding sequence TTGAAAAAACGAGATGATGTGAGTGTTTATGGGTTACTCGAATATGTAAGCAACGAAATGCCTGATGTCGAAGCGATCTATGATTTTATCACTCCCCGCAAGACGTATAAAGAACTGAAGCAAGATGTCGATCGGTATGCGGATTTATTGACTGCGCAAGGGATTGAAAAAGGAGATCGCATTGCGGTATCTTTGCCGAATTGGTACGAAACAGCCGTCTTGCTGTTCGCTGCCGGAAAGGTCGGTGCCATTACGGTCCCTTTCAACCCAGGTTACCGCTCATATGAAATTACATATATTTTAAGAAACGCCACCCCGAAGATTCTTTTTATTACGGATAAGTTTGCGGACAATATGTCGTATGAGGAGGCGTATCAGATAGTTCCCACCATAGTGGGGGTGAAATTCTCGGACGAACGCATTGATTGTCTGGAGGATTGGCTTCATGAAGAAGTGCTGGCTGTTCCGGAAGTGCCGATCGACCCGGCAGAGGATGTCTATCTGATCCTTTATACGTCTGGGACGACGGGAGATCCGAAAGGGGTTATGTTGACGCATCGTTCGTGCGTCATGTCAGGGAATGTCGGGGCGGATGGACTGCAATGCACGGAGAAAGATGTCTTTATCATTTCTGCCCCCTTATTCCATATCTTCGGCATTGCGATGAATTTATTCACCGCTACGGCAGCGGGGGCCCGGATGGTGCTGATCGAAAAGTATAATCCGAAATTGATCTTCGAAGTGACGGAGAAAGAAAAAGGAACCATCAAGCAAGCGGTGCCGACGATGTATTTGAAGGAGTTGGAATACGAGGATTTTGATAAATATGATCTATCTTCGCTACGGGCTGGCGTTGTGGCGGCTTCCCCGATTTCACCGGATAAAGTGAAAGAGATCCGGAAAAAGTTCAATATTAATCTGATCCAAGCATTTGGAACGTCGGAAACGGCTACAACGACAGTGGGCGCCTTGGATGATCCGGAAGAAAAGATCCTCAATACTCTAGGCCGTCCGATTAAAGGTGTAGAAATTAAAATTGTTGATGCCAACCGTGTAGAAATCCCGGCGGGCGAAGTCGGCGAAATTGCAATCCGCGGCGTGACGAATATGAAAGGATATTACAATATGCCGGAACAGACGGCTAAGGCGGTGGACCACGAAGGCTGGTACTATTCGGGCGACTTAGGTAAGGTGGATGAGGAAGGGTATCTCACTTTCGTGGGACGCCAAAAAGAATTGATCATCCGCGGCGGGTTCAATATTTATCCGCAGGAAATTGAAAACCTCATCATGCAGCATCCCGCAGTCGGTACCGCCATCGTAATCGGATTACCGGATAAAGTGCTCGGGGAAGTGGTATGCGCGGTCATTAAGTTATTGCCGAATGAAAGCTGTACCGAGCAGGAGATCCTGGACCATTTGAAAAGTAAGATTGCAACCTATAAGTTGCCGAACCATGTCCGGTTTACAGACGAGTTTCCACTGACGCCAAGTGGGAAAATCCAGAAGATGCGAGTGAAAGAACAGATTGTAAATGAAGGAAGCGTTCGCGTATAA
- a CDS encoding enoyl-CoA hydratase-related protein, with amino-acid sequence MTFEHLLVDIKDYVATVTINRPPVNPLNSAVFKELGNLIDQLDQNDEVRAIVLTGSGEKAFVAGADIMEMASLDLAGINQMNKVSRSVFNKIEQSTKPIIAAINGLALGGGLELALTCDLRISTERAKFAFPEVGLGIIPGGGGTQRLQKITGMGVAKEMLFFGEMISAERAYQLNLVNKIVPQEELLPTAQAWAAKLASKPPIALQMAKLAVNTGSNTDIDSGLIVEAACFGNAFSTEDRKEGLTAFVEKREPVYAGR; translated from the coding sequence ATGACATTTGAACACTTATTGGTAGATATCAAAGATTACGTAGCAACGGTCACGATAAACCGGCCGCCGGTCAATCCGCTAAACAGTGCGGTTTTCAAAGAGCTTGGGAATTTAATTGACCAATTGGATCAGAACGACGAAGTACGGGCCATCGTCTTGACGGGCAGCGGGGAAAAAGCGTTCGTCGCGGGCGCCGATATTATGGAAATGGCATCCTTGGACCTGGCGGGGATCAATCAAATGAACAAAGTTTCCCGGAGCGTCTTCAATAAGATAGAGCAATCGACCAAACCGATTATCGCGGCCATCAATGGATTGGCGCTAGGTGGCGGTCTTGAGTTGGCGCTCACCTGCGATCTCCGGATATCGACGGAGCGGGCAAAATTTGCATTTCCGGAAGTGGGTCTCGGCATCATCCCGGGCGGCGGCGGTACGCAACGCCTTCAAAAAATCACCGGCATGGGCGTCGCCAAGGAAATGTTGTTCTTTGGCGAAATGATCAGCGCAGAACGGGCCTACCAATTGAATCTTGTCAATAAAATCGTTCCGCAAGAGGAACTTCTGCCAACGGCGCAAGCATGGGCTGCCAAACTCGCCTCGAAACCGCCGATTGCGCTGCAAATGGCGAAGTTGGCAGTGAACACGGGCAGTAACACGGATATTGACTCGGGGTTGATCGTGGAAGCGGCTTGCTTCGGAAACGCTTTTTCGACCGAGGATCGGAAGGAAGGCTTGACCGCATTCGTTGAAAAGCGCGAGCCGGTCTACGCAGGTCGATAA
- a CDS encoding 3-hydroxyacyl-CoA dehydrogenase family protein, translated as MTIQTIGVVGAGSMGSGIANLAALNGFNVILRDIEDRFLDNGMKRIAGFMQKSVERGKMTEDEKEATLGRIRTTTNMEDFKDADLVIEAVIENMDLKKEVFQQLDEITRDEVILATNTSSMSITEIAAVTKRPDRVAGLHFFNPAQLMKLVEIVRGYNTSDETVEQLKAVAEQLKKEHVVVNKDTPGFIVNRVMIPHFIEAIRLLEEGVASAEDIDKAVKFGLNYPMGPFELQDYAGVDIGYFVMEYFQKEFDDTRFAPPLLMKQMMRAGRVGKKAGAGFYDYE; from the coding sequence ATGACGATTCAAACAATTGGAGTAGTGGGAGCGGGTTCCATGGGAAGCGGCATTGCCAACTTGGCAGCGCTAAATGGATTTAACGTGATTTTGCGGGATATCGAGGACCGCTTTCTGGATAACGGCATGAAACGGATTGCCGGTTTCATGCAGAAGAGTGTGGAGCGCGGCAAAATGACGGAAGACGAAAAAGAAGCGACGCTTGGTAGAATTCGGACTACTACAAATATGGAAGATTTTAAGGATGCCGACCTCGTCATCGAAGCCGTCATTGAAAATATGGACTTGAAAAAAGAAGTCTTCCAGCAACTCGATGAAATTACGCGGGATGAGGTCATTTTGGCAACGAATACCTCCTCCATGTCCATCACGGAGATTGCTGCGGTGACGAAGCGACCTGACCGTGTGGCCGGTCTTCATTTCTTCAATCCGGCACAATTGATGAAATTAGTTGAGATTGTGCGAGGCTACAACACAAGTGATGAAACGGTCGAGCAATTGAAAGCGGTTGCAGAACAATTGAAAAAAGAACATGTTGTCGTCAACAAAGACACACCTGGGTTCATCGTCAATCGGGTCATGATTCCGCACTTCATCGAAGCTATCCGTCTGTTGGAAGAAGGAGTGGCCTCTGCTGAAGACATCGACAAAGCCGTAAAATTTGGTTTGAACTATCCGATGGGGCCTTTCGAACTTCAAGATTATGCGGGGGTGGATATCGGTTATTTCGTCATGGAATATTTCCAGAAGGAATTTGACGATACCCGTTTCGCTCCACCGTTGTTAATGAAACAAATGATGCGGGCCGGCCGCGTTGGTAAAAAAGCGGGTGCCGGATTCTACGACTACGAATGA